Proteins encoded in a region of the Prinia subflava isolate CZ2003 ecotype Zambia chromosome 24, Cam_Psub_1.2, whole genome shotgun sequence genome:
- the GJB3 gene encoding gap junction beta-3 protein isoform X2 has translation MDWKTLQALLSGVNKYSTAFSRIWLSVVFVFRVLVYVVAAERVWGDEQKDFDCNTRQPGCTNVCYDHFFPISHIRLWALQLIFVTCPSLLVIMHVAYREDRERKNREKNGENCPKLYSNTGKKHGGLWWTYLFSLFFKLIIEILFLYLLHKMWDSFDLPRLVKCSNVDPCPNTVDCYIARPTEKRVFTYFMVGASSICIVLTVCEIFYLIFKRVVQRARKWRKSKRSVSYSKASTCHCHIKSEEKDKPQPREEP, from the exons ATGGATTGGAAAACGCTGCAGGCGCTGCTCAGTGGGGTCAACAAGTACTCCACGGCCTTCAGCCGCATCTGGCTCTCCGTGGTCTTTGTGTTCCGTGTGCTGGTGTACGTGGTGGCAGCTGAGCGGGTCTGGGGCGACGAGCAGAAGGACTTCGACTGCAACACGCGGCAGCCGGGCTGCACCAATGTGTGCTATGATCACTTCTTCCCCATCTCCCACATCCGCCTGTGGGCCCTGCAGCTCATCTTCGTCACTTGTCCTTCCCTCCTGGTCATCATGCACGTGGCCTACCGGGAGGACCGCGAGAGGAAGAACCGGGAGAAGAATGGAGAGAATTGCCCCAAGCTCTACAGCAACACGGGCAAGAAGCACGGCGGGCTGTGGTGGACCTACCTGTTCAGCCTCTTCTTCAAGCTTATCATAGAGATCCTGTTCCTCTACCTCCTCCACAAGATGTGGGACAGCTTCGATTTACCACGGCTGGTAAAGTGCTCCAACGTGGATCCCTGTCCCAACACCGTGGACTGCTACATCGCTCGGCCAACCGAGAAAAGGGTCTTCACCTATTTCATGGTCGGAGCCTCCTCCATCTGCATCGTCCTCACTGTCTGTGAGATCTTCTACCTCATCTTCAAGCGAGTTGTCCAGAGGGCAAGGAAGTGGAGGAAATCCAAGCGCTCCGTCAGCTACAGCAAGGCCTCCACCTGCCACTGCCACATCAAGTCAGAGGAGAAGGACAAGCCCCAGCCTAG AGAAGAGCCGTGA
- the GJB3 gene encoding gap junction beta-3 protein isoform X1 → MDWKTLQALLSGVNKYSTAFSRIWLSVVFVFRVLVYVVAAERVWGDEQKDFDCNTRQPGCTNVCYDHFFPISHIRLWALQLIFVTCPSLLVIMHVAYREDRERKNREKNGENCPKLYSNTGKKHGGLWWTYLFSLFFKLIIEILFLYLLHKMWDSFDLPRLVKCSNVDPCPNTVDCYIARPTEKRVFTYFMVGASSICIVLTVCEIFYLIFKRVVQRARKWRKSKRSVSYSKASTCHCHIKSEEKDKPQPRCVAALTAV, encoded by the coding sequence ATGGATTGGAAAACGCTGCAGGCGCTGCTCAGTGGGGTCAACAAGTACTCCACGGCCTTCAGCCGCATCTGGCTCTCCGTGGTCTTTGTGTTCCGTGTGCTGGTGTACGTGGTGGCAGCTGAGCGGGTCTGGGGCGACGAGCAGAAGGACTTCGACTGCAACACGCGGCAGCCGGGCTGCACCAATGTGTGCTATGATCACTTCTTCCCCATCTCCCACATCCGCCTGTGGGCCCTGCAGCTCATCTTCGTCACTTGTCCTTCCCTCCTGGTCATCATGCACGTGGCCTACCGGGAGGACCGCGAGAGGAAGAACCGGGAGAAGAATGGAGAGAATTGCCCCAAGCTCTACAGCAACACGGGCAAGAAGCACGGCGGGCTGTGGTGGACCTACCTGTTCAGCCTCTTCTTCAAGCTTATCATAGAGATCCTGTTCCTCTACCTCCTCCACAAGATGTGGGACAGCTTCGATTTACCACGGCTGGTAAAGTGCTCCAACGTGGATCCCTGTCCCAACACCGTGGACTGCTACATCGCTCGGCCAACCGAGAAAAGGGTCTTCACCTATTTCATGGTCGGAGCCTCCTCCATCTGCATCGTCCTCACTGTCTGTGAGATCTTCTACCTCATCTTCAAGCGAGTTGTCCAGAGGGCAAGGAAGTGGAGGAAATCCAAGCGCTCCGTCAGCTACAGCAAGGCCTCCACCTGCCACTGCCACATCAAGTCAGAGGAGAAGGACAAGCCCCAGCCTAGGTGTGTGGCAGCCCTGACTGCTGTCTGA
- the GJA4 gene encoding gap junction alpha-4 protein: MGDWEFLQKLLDQVQEHSTVIGKIWLTVLFIFRILILGLAGESVWGDEQSDFVCNTKQPGCTNVCYDKAFPISHIRYWVLQFLFVSTPTLIYLGHVVYLSRKEEKLKKQESELRAVHSKDPKIEQALAALEKKMSKIYMTESGRLKIRGALMWTYITSVICKSIFEAGFLVGQWYLYGFSMVPRYVCKRDPCPHQVDCFISRPTEKSIFIIFMLVMGLISLILNLLELFHLCCKNLLSNIKKVSGPAAPSQNTFVDDMVSSPYAPKHYPFLPMAESHAPSYQTYNKLSSEQNWANYRNEENLALGTGSRPLSDPYPPQPAEASAPEEKLGSRPGSSASKKQYV; this comes from the coding sequence ATGGGTgactgggaattcctgcagaaaCTGCTGGACCAAGTCCAGGAGCATTCAACGGTGATCGGGAAGATCTGGCTCACCGTGCTCTTCATCTTCCGCATCCTCATCCTGGGCTTGGCCGGGGAGTCCGTGTGGGGGGACGAGCAGTCGGATTTCGTGTGTAACACCAAGCAGCCAGGCTGCACCAACGTCTGCTACGACAAAGCCTTCCCCATCTCCCACATCCGCTACTGGGTGCTCCAGTTCCTCTTTGTCAGCACCCCGACCCTGATTTACCTGGGCCATGTTGTCTATCTCTCCCGGAAGGAGGAGAAGCTGAAGAAGCAGGAGAGCGAGCTTCGGGCTGTCCACAGCAAGGACCCGAAGATCGAGCaggccctggcagccctggagaaGAAGATGTCCAAGATCTACATGACAGAGAGTGGGCGGCTCAAGATCCGAGGGGCGCTGATGTGGACGTACATCACCAGTGTCATCTGCAAGAGCATCTTTGAGGCTGGATTCCTCGTGGGCCAGTGGTACCTGTACGGCTTCTCCATGGTGCCCCGCTACGTGTGCAAGAGGGACCCCTGCCCCCATCAGGTGGACTGCTTCATCTCCCGCCCCACCGAGAAGAGcatcttcatcatcttcatgCTGGTGATGGGCCTGATCTCCTTAATCCTGAACCTCCTGGAGCTCTTCCACCTCTGCTGCAAGAACCTGCTTAGCAACATCAAGAAGGTGTCGGGGCCAGCAGCACCGAGCCAGAACACCTTTGTGGATGACATGGTCTCGAGTCCCTACGCTCCCAAGCACTATCCCTTCCTGCCCATGGCTGAGAGCCATGCGCCCTCCTACCAGACCTACAACAAGCTGTCCAGCGAGCAGAACTGGGCCAACTACCGCAACGAGGAGAacctggcactgggcactggcagcaggCCCCTGTCGGACCCCTACCCACCCCAGCCTGCTGAAGCCTCTGCCCCGGAGGAGAAACTGGGCAGCCGGCCTGGGAGCTCAGCCTCCAAAAAGCAATATGTGTAG